One window of Mesorhizobium loti R88b genomic DNA carries:
- a CDS encoding DUF1972 domain-containing protein: MKSEQPAILILGTRGIPAAHGGFETFAEKLALFLVGRGWKVGVYCQEEVARVDQRVRTETWNGIDLIHIQVASKGPRATLEFDWQCVLDAARRPGVCLVLGYNGAVFLTWLRLMRRKIITNMDGIEWRRPKWGRAARTWFWLNEWIGAWASHRLVADHPVIADHLATRRPRNAITTITYGADPVTSAPEAPVRALGLEPGKYLISIARIEPDNNILPIVEAFCSHKRDMKLVVLGTLSDQIPYHVAVRKAANASVVLPGAIYDQAAVKALRYHARAYMHGHTVGGTNPSLVEALAAGNMVIAHDNPYNRWVAGAAAIHFTDTQSCAEQMQRAMEDDALVEACSEAARTRAREAFRWDDVLLAYENEAYRLLGVTSARTAAIDRPSPGAV, translated from the coding sequence ATGAAATCGGAACAGCCTGCCATCCTGATCCTGGGAACGCGCGGCATTCCTGCCGCCCATGGCGGCTTTGAAACCTTCGCCGAGAAGCTGGCGCTTTTTCTGGTCGGGCGCGGCTGGAAGGTCGGCGTCTATTGCCAGGAAGAGGTCGCGCGTGTCGACCAGAGAGTGCGCACCGAAACCTGGAACGGCATCGACCTCATCCACATCCAGGTCGCCTCGAAAGGCCCGCGCGCGACATTGGAATTCGACTGGCAATGCGTGCTCGACGCCGCGCGCCGGCCCGGCGTCTGCCTGGTGCTCGGCTATAATGGCGCGGTCTTCCTGACCTGGCTCAGGCTGATGCGGCGCAAGATCATCACCAATATGGACGGCATCGAGTGGCGCCGCCCCAAATGGGGGCGCGCCGCGCGCACATGGTTCTGGCTCAATGAGTGGATCGGCGCCTGGGCCTCGCACCGGCTGGTGGCTGACCATCCGGTCATCGCCGATCACCTGGCGACGCGCCGGCCGCGCAACGCCATCACCACCATCACCTATGGCGCCGACCCGGTGACATCGGCACCCGAGGCGCCGGTGCGCGCGCTCGGCCTCGAACCCGGAAAATACCTGATCTCGATCGCGCGCATCGAGCCCGACAACAACATCCTGCCGATCGTCGAAGCCTTCTGCAGCCATAAGCGCGACATGAAGCTGGTGGTGCTGGGCACGCTGTCCGACCAGATTCCTTATCACGTCGCGGTCCGCAAGGCGGCGAACGCCTCGGTGGTCCTGCCGGGCGCCATCTACGACCAGGCGGCGGTGAAGGCGCTCCGCTACCACGCGCGCGCCTATATGCATGGCCACACGGTCGGCGGCACCAACCCGTCGCTGGTCGAGGCGCTGGCCGCCGGCAACATGGTGATCGCCCACGACAATCCCTACAACAGGTGGGTCGCGGGTGCTGCCGCCATCCACTTCACCGACACGCAGAGCTGCGCCGAACAGATGCAACGGGCGATGGAGGATGACGCGCTGGTCGAGGCCTGCAGCGAAGCCGCCCGGACCCGCGCCCGTGAAGCCTTCCGCTGGGACGATGTCCTGCTGGCTTATGAGAAT